From the Mauremys reevesii isolate NIE-2019 linkage group 19, ASM1616193v1, whole genome shotgun sequence genome, one window contains:
- the IER5L gene encoding immediate early response gene 5-like protein — MLGGRRRMECALDAQSLISLSLRKIHSSRTQRGGIKLHKNLLVSYVLRNARQLYLSERYAELYRRQQHYQEGGLLLAAPPGCAPAGEIPPEFSPLQLAAEPEDPEPGMQQPRSCGLGGAAGGALGRGGGDLLEVPVCAALLPGAPQEDEPLELQPSPPQQPQPAAPSALRRDSSPGFYRGGGSSASPGLLYPVPASCDFGSPAPPGSAMSAASGGASAHCSSRTTVLDLDTHVVTTVENGYLHQDCCSQCPCCCQGAAGLGAPPPTPGTKRKYYPGQEDEEDGDPGGVAVGGGSPFSPCSKRARFEDFSPEQPPDSSNISNLISIFGSGFTGLVSRQQADCEQPLNGQLCGKQALASLGAWTRAIVAF; from the coding sequence ATGCTGGGGGGCCGGAGGAGGATGGAGTGCGCCCTGGACGCCCAGAGCCTGATCAGCCTCTCCCTGCGCAAGATCCACAGCTCCCGCACCCAGCGCGGGGGCATCAAGCTCCACAAGAACCTGCTGGTCTCCTACGTGCTCCGCAACGCCCGGCAGCTCTACCTGAGCGAGCGCTACGCCGAGCTCTACCGCCGCCAGCAGCACTACCAGGAGGGCGGCCTCCTGCTCGCGGCGCCCCCGGGCTGCGCGCCCGCCGGAGAGATCCCCCCGGAGTTCAGCCCGCTTCAGCTGGCGGCCGAGCCCGAGGACCCGGAGCCGGGCATGCAGCAGCCGCGGAGCTGcgggctgggcggcgcggctggGGGAGCCCTGGGAAGAGGCGGCGGCGACCTGCTGGAGGTGCCCGTGTGCGCTGCGCTCCTGCCCGGTGCGCCCCAGGAGGACGAGCCGCTGGAGCTGCAGCCTAGCCCGCCCCAGCAGCCGCAGCCGGCGGCCCCTTCGGCGCTTCGCAGAGACTCTTCCCCCGGCTTCTACCGGGGCGGCGGCAGCAGCGCTTCTCCGGGGCTGCTCTACCCGGTGCCGGCGAGCTGTGACTTCGGCAGCCCGGCGCCTCCAGGCTCGGCCATGAGCGCAGCGAGCGGCGGCGCCTCGGCGCATTGTAGCAGCCGCACCACGGTGCTGGACCTGGACACCCATGTGGTGACCACGGTGGAGAACGGCTACCTGCACCAGGACTGCTGCTCGCAGTGCCCGTGCTGCTGCCAGGGCGCCGCGGGACTCGGCGCCCCGCCGCCTACCCCGGGCACCAAGCGCAAGTACTACCCGGGGCAGGAGGACGAGGAGGACGGGGACCCGGGAggggtggcggtggggggcggctcccccttctccccttgcAGCAAGCGAGCCCGCTTCGAGGACTTCAGCCCCGAGCAGCCCCCGGACTCTTCCAACATCTCCAACTTGATCTCCATCTTCGGCTCCGGCTTCACGGggctggtgagccggcagcaggcgGACTGTGAGCAGCCCCTCAACGGGCAGCTGTGCGGCAAGCAGGCGCTGGCCAGCCTGGGAGCCTGGACTCGAGCCATCGTGGCGTTCTAG